From the Gadus chalcogrammus isolate NIFS_2021 chromosome 15, NIFS_Gcha_1.0, whole genome shotgun sequence genome, one window contains:
- the LOC130404216 gene encoding RAC-gamma serine/threonine-protein kinase-like: protein MIKEEEGSVLGPRLAGPVLSPRPGLRLASLVLGPRLVSPVLGPRLAGSVLGLRVRIRIPVLRTWQPRSVAQRKQMTCLKLPGGRVTTSPGEMWTHAIDFYADLFGAEQCSMECREELLEGLPQLIPGEKAALDSELTLDEDEWSEAIQMVADKLQRQEEERIQCSPTSHMDNMAEEEMDISTTHHKRKTMSDFDYLKLLGKGTFGKVILVREKASGKYYAMKILKKEVIIAKDEVAHTLTESRVLKNTRHPFLTSLKYSFQTKDRLCFVMEYVNGGELFFHLSRERVFSEERTRFYGAEIVSALDYLHSAKIVYRDLKLENLMLDKDGHIKITDFGLCKEGITDAATMKTFCGTPEYLAPEVLEDNDYGRAVDWWGLGVVTYEMMCGRLPFYNQDHEKLFELILMEDIKFPRTLSTDAKSLLSGLLIKDPNKRLGGGPDDAKEIMRHSFFCLVDWQDVYNKKLLPPFKPQVASETDTRYFDEEFTAQTITVTPPEKFDEDGMDCLDNERRPHFPQFSYSASGRE, encoded by the exons ATGATCAAGGAGGAAGAGG GTTCGGTGCTTGGTCCGCGGCTGGCGGGTCCGGTGCTGAGTCCGCGGCCGGGTCTGCGGCTGGCGAGTTTGGTGCTGGGTCCGCGGCTGGTGAGTCCGGTGCTGGGTCCGCGGCTGGCGGGTTCAGTGCTGGGTCTGCGGGTGCGAATACGGATCCCGGTGCTGAGGACATGGCAGCCG AGATCGGTGGcacagaggaagcagatgacCTGCCTTAAGCTTCCTGGAGGCAGAGTGACCACCAGTCCGGGTGAGATGTGGACCCATGCAATCGACTTCTACGCTGACCTCTTTGGGGCAGAACAGTGCAGCATGGAGTGCCGCGAGGAGCTCCTGGAGGGGCTTCCTCAGCTCATCCCAGGAGAGAAAGCTGCTCTGGACTCTGAGCTGACTCTGGACGA AGACGAGTGGTCGGAGGCGATCCAGATGGTGGCTGATAAGCTccagaggcaggaggaggagaggatccAGTGCAGCCCCACCTCCCACATGGACAACATGGccgaggaggagatggacatctccaccacacaccacaagcgcaag ACCATGAGCGACTTTGACTACCTGAAGCTGCTGGGCAAGGGCACCTTCGGGAAGGTGATCCTGGTGCGGGAGAAGGCAAGCGGGAAGTACTACGCCATGAAGATCCTCAAGAAGGAGGTCATCATCGCCAAG GATGAAGTGGCTCACACGCTCACGGAGAGCCGGGTGCTGAAGAACACCAGACATCCCTTCCTCACA TCGTTGAAGTATTCCTTCCAGACTAAAGACCGCCTCTGTTTCGTCATGGAATATGTGAACGGAGGAGAG CTGTTTTTCCATCTATCGAGAGAGCGGGTGTTCTCCGAGGAGCGCACGCGCTTCTACGGTGCCGAGATCGTCTCGGCGCTCGACTACCTGCACTCGGCCAAGATCGTGTACCGGGACCTGAAG TTGGAGAACCTGATGCTGGATAAAGACGGCCACATCAAGATCACAGACTTTGGCTTATGCAAGGAAGGCATCACAGACGCTGCTACGATGAAGACCTTCTGTGGCACTCCGGAGTACCTGGCCCCTGAG gtgctggaggacaacGACTATGGCCGGGCGGTGGACTGGTGGGGTCTGGGTGTTGTGACGTACGAGATGATGTGCGGCCGGCTGCCCTTCTACAACCAGGACCACGAGAAGCTGTTTGAGCTCATCCTCATGGAGGACATCAAGTTCCCCCGAACGCTTTCCACCGACGCAAAGTCCCTGCTGTCAGGCCTGCTCATCAAGGACCCCAACAagag GCTGGGAGGAGGACCTGACGACGCTAAGGAGATAATGAGACATAGCTTCTTCTGTCTGGTTGACTGGCAGGACGTCTATAATAAAAAG ttgCTTCCGCCCTTCAAGCCTCAGGTGGCGTCTGAGACGGACACCAGGTACTTTGACGAGGAGTTCACAGCCCAGACCATCACAGTAACGCCCCCAGAGAAat TCGATGAGGACGGCATGGACTGCCTCGACAACGAGAGAAGACCACATTTCCCACAGTTCTCCTACTCTGCCAGTGGGCGGGAATGA